In one Plasmodium falciparum 3D7 genome assembly, chromosome: 14 genomic region, the following are encoded:
- a CDS encoding rhoptry protein, putative produces MFGKDRMKRWTMKRFLCFSIGTASIIYAILLILVSIVMLTHMSHYNTTFFMIISTFNFICAMLIFFSVSHKNAFTAYIAYNIVVINYMVEAIEFLICLYNTTTAHSVQWYYNNFYWQRSVTLNYNMYYGIMEMVIHFFMFLIAYFVIQLVWSFYRILQVGGNIFSFQRAEEIEHILHGSNYYSYGTVANYKAY; encoded by the coding sequence ATGTTCGGAAAAGATAGAATGAAAAGATGGACTATGAAAAGATTTTTATGCTTTTCTATTGGGACTGCAAGTATTATATACGCAATACTTTTAATATTAGTGTCCATAGTTATGTTAACACATATGTCCCATTATAATACAACcttttttatgattatatcaacctttaattttatttgtgCCATGTTAATATTCTTTTCAGTTTCTCATAAAAATGCATTTACCGCTTACATTGCTTATAATATTGTAGTCATAAATTATATGGTGGAAGCTATTGAATTTTTAATTTGCCTATATAATACAACAACAGCTCATAGTGTTCAAtggtattataataatttttattggCAAAGGAGTGTTACacttaattataatatgtactATGGAATTATGGAAATGGtcatacatttttttatgttcttAATAGCTTATTTTGTTATTCAGTTAGTTTGGAGTTTCTATAGAATTTTACAAGTTGGAGGAaatatcttttcttttcaaCGAGCAGAAGAAATCGAACATATTTTACACGGatcaaattattattcatacgGAACAGTGGCAAATTATAAAGCGTACTGA
- a CDS encoding FYVE and coiled-coil domain-containing protein, whose product MLNSKEKEVNGSPSDSLNGDAENENENERKCLWVPDEEVTNCYSCNVVFNVRVRKHHCRACGNVFCSNCSDNKIKISEYSYSEKVRVCDRCFMERSSPQTLLLQEDLGARKQINQDLKKALSEKMAIVERFKTFLIEFDNEILNNTDNTDGNTDVLSLLKRGEKGLKSLNEKIKNYDSIIEEQKNQLENLKMEKEQKMELNKMLNLRNHEIQQKNINIKNLMKEKNELALVKEESEGIIESYKKQVEKLIIRCNQLELEKKTYNKNDLNNFSMTNTSSSSYNQGSSFNLPSNGMSVSYTIADGPNEYMEDENCCNRCQRRMCNIM is encoded by the coding sequence atgttaaattcTAAAGAGAAGGAAGTAAATGGTAGCCCATCAGATTCTCTAAATGGAGATGCAGAAAATGAGaatgaaaatgaaagaaaatgTTTATGGGTACCAGATGAAGAGGTAACAAACTGTTATAGTTGTAATGTGGTTTTTAATGTAAGAGTAAGAAAACATCATTGTAGAGCATGTGGGAATGTATTTTGTTCAAATTGTtctgataataaaataaaaataagtgaATATAGTTATTCTGAAAAGGTTAGAGTATGTGATCGTTGTTTTATGGAAAGATCTTCTCCTCAaactttattattacaagaaGATTTAGGTGCaagaaaacaaataaatcaGGATTTAAAAAAAGCATTAAGTGAAAAAATGGCAATAGTAGAAAGATTTAAAACCTTTTTAATTGAATTTGATAATGAAATTTTGAATAATACAGATAACACCGATGGTAATACAGATGttctttctttattaaaaagagGAGAGAAAGGTTTAAAAAgcttaaatgaaaaaattaaaaattatgattcAATTATTGAAGAACAAAAGAATCAATTAGAAAATTTGAAAATggaaaaagaacaaaaaatggaattaaataaaatgctAAATTTAAGAAATCATGAAATTCAacagaaaaatattaatattaaaaatcttatgaaagaaaaaaatgaactaGCACTCGTGAAAGAAGAATCAGAAGGTATTATTGAATCCTATAAAAAACAAGTTGagaaattaattataagaTGTAATCAACtagaattagaaaaaaaaacatataataaaaatgatctAAATAATTTCTCTATGACAAATACAAGTTCTTCTTCATACAACCAAGgttcttcttttaatttgcCCTCTAATGGTATGTCAGTATCATATACCATAGCTGACGGCCCAAACGAATATATGGAGGATGAAAATTGTTGTAATAGATGTCAGAGAAGAATGTgtaatattatgtaa
- a CDS encoding biotin--protein ligase 2, whose product MKENKQILFEKVYPEYNCMRIHFDVLDSTQLFSKRNKKFFIKSGKLKENNTIIISCNIQTNGIGTRDTKRNMDRYWLSDKGNLFISFIFLWNKNQMNKINCLAQTCTVAISKTIEYYNLRTQIKWINDVLIDYKKIAGCLVNLQYLDDIHFTDIYSNYVYIICGIGINVELMDDYNLLTTNFTSIKKELINSSNEKKKIYSIPSVEQVTEKLINNFFLTINKLSNHGFSSLLDYISIRLLYKEKKVVIDQDNNTITGYLEDLSDDGSIILLEEKTSKIVYINHGHLFSHEQWNKK is encoded by the coding sequence atgaaagaaaataaacaaatattatttgaaaagGTATACCCTGAATACAATTGTATGAGAATACACTTTGACGTGTTAGACTCTACACAATTATTTAgcaaaagaaataaaaaattctttataaaaagtgggaaattaaaagaaaacaatACGATAATTATTAGTTGTAATATTCAAACGAACGGTATAGGGACCAGAGATACTAAAAGAAATATGGATCGTTATTGGTTATCTGATAAGGggaatttatttatttcatttatatttttatggaaTAAAAATCagatgaataaaataaattgtttAGCTCAAACATGTACAGTAGCTATAAGTAAAACAatagaatattataatttgagAACACAAATAAAATGGATAAATGATGTTTTAattgattataaaaaaattgctGGATGTTTAGTAAATTTACAATATTTAGATGATATACACTTTACGGATATCTATTCtaattatgtttatattatatgtggtATAGGTATTAATGTAGAATTAATGGATGATTATAATTTGTTAACTACAAATTTTACatctattaaaaaagaactaATTAATTCAtccaatgaaaaaaaaaaaatatattctatacCATCAGTTGAACAAGTTAcagaaaaattaataaacaaCTTTTTTCTtactattaataaattaagtaACCATggtttttcttcattattagaTTACATATCTATACgtcttttatataaagaaaaaaaagttgTTATTGATcaagataataatacaattacTGGCTACTTGGAAGATTTGTCTGATGATGGTTCTATAATCTTATTGGAAGAGAAGACTAGTAAAATTGTGTATATAAACCATGGACATTTGTTCTCACATGAACAAtggaacaaaaaataa